One region of Zingiber officinale cultivar Zhangliang chromosome 7B, Zo_v1.1, whole genome shotgun sequence genomic DNA includes:
- the LOC122004006 gene encoding SUPPRESSOR OF GAMMA RESPONSE 1-like, whose translation MARAWLVTGRGIARKIKSGSGGGGDFDCLNRECPNCKQLIDNNDVATSDWPGFPAGVKFDPSDVELLEHLAARTGLGNSKPHVLIDEFIPTLEDDAGICYTHPQNLPGAVKDGSGSAHFFHRISSAYAKGPRKRRRISRCGSSEEPAVRWHKTGRTKRVLDINGVQKGWKKIMLLHESSKGVAKPDRAKWVMHQYHIGAGEDESEGQLVVSKVFYQRVQSRNPSTSSPRPLRRPEIGIESVPQTEYAFDSEVNGTNARGFADLDEILVDTPPDFQLSDLQFGSQESAMSWLERY comes from the exons ATGGCAAG GGCGTGGCTTGTCACTGGCAGGGGGattgcaaggaaaataaaaagcggcagcggcggcggcggcgacttcGATTGCCTCAACAGGGAGTGCCCTAATTGCAAGCAGCTTATTGACAACAACGAT GTTGCGACGTCGGATTGGCCTGGTTTTCCTGCCGGCGTTAAGTTCGACCCTTCGGACGTCGAGCTGTTGGAGCATTTAGCGGCGAGGACCGGGCTCGGCAACTCAAAGCCACACGTCCTCATCGACGAGTTCATTCCGACGCTGGAGGACGACGCAGGAATCTGCTACACCCATCCCCAGAATCTCCCCG GCGCCGTGAAAGATGGAAGCGGCAGTGCCCATTTCTTCCACAGGATATCGAGCGCATACGCGAAAGGCCCGCGCAAGAGGCGGAGGATAAGCCGATGCGGCTCGTCGGAGGAACCGGCCGTAAGGTGGCACAAGACAGGTCGGACCAAGCGCGTGCTCGATATTAATGGCGTCCAGAAAGGCTGGAAGAAGATTATGCTTCTCCACGAGAGCTCCAAGGGAGTCGCCAAACCTGACAGAGCTAAGTGGGTCATGCATCAGTACCACATCGGCGCCggggaagacgaatcggaaggtcAGCTCGTGGTTTCAAAAGTTTTCTACCAACGAGTACAATCGAGAAACCCAAGCACAAGTAGCCCACGGCCATTGCGGCGTCCCGAGATCGGAATTGAGTCAGTCCCCCAAACTGAATACGCCTTCGACTCCGAAGTCAACGGTACTAACGCTCGTGGATTCGCTGACCTCGACGAGATACTGGTCGACACGCCGCCGGATTTTCAACTCTCT GACTTGCAATTTGGTTCCCAAGAAAGCGCGATGAGTTGGCTGGAGCGGTACTAG